In a single window of the Terrirubrum flagellatum genome:
- the urtA gene encoding urea ABC transporter substrate-binding protein — protein sequence MAFDFNRRKFLTTVSGAAAASALGAPAILAQTGPIKVGILHSLSGTMAISETTLKDVMLMLIEEQNKKGGLLGRKLEAVVVDPASNWPLFAEKARELISKEKVSATFGCWTSVSRKSVLPVFKELNNILFYPVQYEGEESERNVFYTGAAPNQQAIPAVDYLMSKDGGEAKRWVLAGTDYVYPRTTNKILEAYLKAKGVAADDIMINYTPFGHSDWQTIVSDIKKFGSAGKKTAVVSTINGDANVPFYKELGNQGIKATDIPVVAFSVGEEELAGIDTKPLLGHLAAWNYFQSIKTPANEAFIKQWQAFTKNPKRVTNDPMEAHVIGFDMWVKAATKVGTVEVDKVIDALPGTEAPNLTGGMSKMLPNHHITKPVFIGEVKADGQFDVVWKTAGLVPGDAWSKELEGSKDLVGDWVDKKCGNFNIKTNKCGA from the coding sequence ATGGCGTTCGATTTCAATCGCCGTAAATTTTTGACCACCGTTTCGGGTGCCGCGGCGGCCTCGGCGCTCGGCGCGCCGGCCATCCTGGCGCAAACAGGTCCGATCAAGGTCGGCATCCTGCATTCGCTCTCCGGCACCATGGCCATCAGCGAAACCACGCTGAAGGATGTGATGCTGATGCTCATCGAAGAGCAGAACAAGAAGGGCGGCCTGCTTGGCCGCAAGCTCGAAGCTGTCGTCGTCGATCCCGCGTCGAACTGGCCGCTGTTCGCGGAAAAGGCGCGCGAACTCATCTCGAAGGAGAAGGTCTCGGCGACCTTCGGCTGCTGGACCTCGGTCAGCCGCAAATCGGTGCTGCCGGTGTTCAAGGAGCTCAACAACATCCTCTTCTATCCCGTGCAGTATGAGGGCGAAGAGTCCGAACGGAACGTGTTCTACACCGGCGCCGCGCCGAACCAGCAGGCGATCCCGGCCGTCGACTATCTCATGTCGAAGGATGGCGGCGAGGCGAAGCGCTGGGTGCTCGCGGGCACGGACTATGTCTATCCCCGCACGACCAACAAGATTCTCGAAGCCTATCTCAAGGCGAAGGGCGTCGCCGCCGACGACATCATGATCAACTACACGCCGTTCGGACATTCGGACTGGCAGACGATCGTGTCCGACATCAAGAAGTTCGGCTCGGCCGGCAAGAAGACCGCGGTCGTGTCGACGATCAATGGCGACGCGAACGTTCCCTTCTACAAGGAGCTCGGCAACCAGGGCATCAAGGCGACCGACATTCCCGTCGTCGCCTTCTCGGTCGGCGAAGAAGAGCTCGCCGGCATCGACACGAAGCCGCTGCTCGGTCATCTCGCCGCGTGGAATTATTTCCAGTCGATCAAGACGCCGGCCAACGAGGCCTTCATCAAGCAGTGGCAGGCCTTCACCAAGAATCCGAAGCGCGTCACCAACGATCCCATGGAAGCGCATGTGATCGGCTTTGACATGTGGGTGAAGGCCGCGACAAAGGTCGGCACGGTGGAAGTCGACAAGGTGATCGACGCGCTGCCAGGCACCGAAGCGCCGAACCTGACGGGCGGCATGTCGAAGATGCTGCCGAACCATCACATCACCAAGCCGGTGTTCATCGGCGAAGTGAAGGCCGACGGTCAGTTCGACGTGGTGTGGAAGACGGCCGGTCTCGTTCCCGGCGACGCCTGGTCGAAGGAGCTCGAGGGCTCCAAGGACCTGGTCGGCGACTGGGTCGACAAGAAGTGCGGCAACTTCAACATCAAGACCAACAAGTGCGGCGCGTAA
- the urtB gene encoding urea ABC transporter permease subunit UrtB — MTFRSLIFLLVSVLALAAGGWSAHAQSNANLDAALDKLAADSFSDTEQAIAGVAASGAPQAAAILDAMADRRLFAVANAKTVFYKDKSDKAFDARTAQPLASAPADAFMVRLNNRLRNVVQASVGSLTLMSPDPARRIEAANAVFRSRDAAALPTVEEALAKESDARAKKALQAARAAILLLKTDAPEAARIDAVSLLAEQGDNDSLALLRQAAGGASGSLKSAIDVGVAGIERKQRMLEIFQTVIFGVSLGSVLLLAAIGLAITFGVMGVINMAHGEMVMIGAYTTFVVQELMRTYAPWLFDWSLAVAIPLAFLVSGAVGVAIERGIIRFLYGRPLETLLATFGVSLILQQAVRTWFGPTNREVGAPRFMSGSFELFGLQLTYGRMWIIVFTLAVFALLLLVLKATPLGLQMRAVTQNRRMASAMGIKTRFVDAMTFGLGSGIAGIAGVALSQIDNVSPNLGQSYIIDSFMVVVFGGVGNLWGTLLGAFTLGIANKLLEPFAGAVLGKIVILVLLILFIQKRPRGLFALKGRAIEA; from the coding sequence ATGACGTTTCGCAGTTTGATCTTTTTGCTCGTTAGCGTTCTTGCGCTTGCTGCGGGCGGTTGGAGCGCCCATGCGCAATCCAACGCCAATCTTGACGCCGCGCTCGACAAGCTCGCAGCCGACAGTTTCTCCGACACGGAGCAGGCGATCGCGGGCGTCGCCGCATCGGGCGCGCCGCAGGCTGCGGCCATTCTCGATGCGATGGCCGACCGGCGCCTCTTCGCCGTCGCGAATGCGAAGACGGTTTTCTACAAGGACAAGTCCGACAAGGCGTTCGACGCGCGCACGGCGCAGCCGTTGGCGAGCGCGCCTGCCGATGCTTTCATGGTTCGCCTCAACAATCGCCTGCGCAACGTGGTGCAGGCTTCGGTCGGCTCTCTCACGCTGATGTCGCCCGATCCGGCGCGGCGCATCGAGGCGGCGAACGCCGTGTTCCGCTCGCGCGATGCGGCGGCCCTGCCAACGGTGGAGGAGGCGCTCGCGAAGGAAAGCGACGCGCGCGCGAAGAAGGCGTTGCAGGCGGCTCGCGCCGCGATCCTGCTTCTCAAGACCGACGCGCCGGAGGCCGCCCGCATTGATGCGGTGAGCCTGCTCGCCGAGCAGGGCGACAATGACAGCCTCGCGCTCCTGCGGCAGGCCGCGGGCGGCGCGTCCGGCTCGCTGAAATCCGCGATCGATGTCGGCGTCGCCGGCATCGAACGCAAGCAGCGCATGCTGGAGATTTTCCAGACCGTGATCTTCGGCGTGTCGCTGGGATCGGTGCTGCTGCTCGCCGCAATCGGACTTGCGATCACCTTCGGCGTCATGGGCGTCATCAACATGGCCCATGGCGAGATGGTGATGATCGGCGCGTATACGACCTTCGTGGTGCAGGAGCTGATGCGCACCTACGCGCCCTGGCTGTTCGACTGGTCGCTCGCGGTTGCGATTCCGCTCGCCTTTCTCGTCTCCGGGGCGGTGGGCGTCGCGATCGAGCGCGGCATCATCCGCTTCCTTTATGGCCGGCCGCTGGAGACGCTGCTCGCGACCTTTGGCGTCAGCCTCATCCTGCAACAGGCGGTGCGGACCTGGTTCGGGCCGACGAACCGCGAGGTCGGCGCGCCGCGTTTCATGTCGGGTTCGTTCGAGCTGTTCGGTTTGCAGCTCACCTATGGCCGCATGTGGATCATCGTGTTCACGCTCGCCGTGTTCGCGCTGCTGCTGCTCGTGCTGAAGGCGACGCCGTTGGGACTCCAGATGCGCGCGGTGACGCAGAACCGGCGCATGGCGAGCGCCATGGGCATCAAGACGCGCTTCGTCGACGCCATGACCTTCGGCCTCGGCTCGGGCATCGCCGGCATCGCCGGCGTCGCGCTGAGCCAGATCGACAATGTCAGCCCGAACCTCGGCCAGAGCTACATCATCGACAGTTTCATGGTCGTGGTGTTCGGCGGCGTCGGCAATCTCTGGGGCACGCTGCTCGGCGCCTTCACGCTCGGCATCGCGAACAAGCTGCTTGAGCCTTTCGCCGGCGCCGTGCTCGGCAAGATCGTGATCCTCGTGCTGCTGATCCTGTTCATCCAGAAACGTCCGCGCGGGCTGTTCGCGCTCAAGGGCAGGGCGATCGAGGCATGA
- the urtC gene encoding urea ABC transporter permease subunit UrtC: MIAPRLIRLLEGRGLLFLALLAIAAFAVAFGNLALPPSSPFHVSTGAVVLIGKYLCYAILALALDLVWGYCGILSLGHGAFFALGGYCMGMYLMRQIGTRGVYAHPILPDFMVFLNWKELPVAWYGFQSFPYAMLMVMLVPGALAFVFGWLAFRSRVTGVYLSIITQALTYALLLAFFRNDMGFGGNNGLTDFKDIVGFNVQAQSTRVALFLITVAFLMISFVIARVIVSSAYGKVLVAIRDAESRTRFLGYRVEHHKLLVWTLSAVMAGIAGALYVPQVGIINPSEFSTTNSIEAVVWVAVGGRGTLVGAALGAIVVNYLKTFFTTGALAAYWLFALGGLFVLVTLVMPKGLIGAWDEFMAKRRAAQAQAASLKAAE; this comes from the coding sequence ATGATTGCGCCCCGTCTCATCAGGCTTCTCGAAGGCCGCGGCCTGCTGTTCCTTGCGCTGTTGGCGATCGCGGCTTTCGCAGTGGCGTTCGGCAATCTCGCGCTGCCGCCATCGTCGCCGTTTCATGTCTCGACCGGCGCCGTCGTGCTGATCGGCAAATATCTCTGCTACGCGATCCTCGCTCTCGCGCTCGATCTGGTCTGGGGTTATTGCGGCATTCTTTCGCTGGGCCACGGCGCGTTCTTCGCGCTCGGCGGCTACTGCATGGGCATGTATCTTATGCGCCAGATCGGCACGCGCGGCGTTTATGCGCATCCGATCCTGCCCGATTTCATGGTGTTTCTGAACTGGAAGGAGCTGCCTGTCGCCTGGTACGGCTTCCAGTCGTTTCCCTATGCGATGCTGATGGTGATGCTGGTGCCGGGCGCGCTGGCTTTCGTGTTCGGCTGGCTCGCCTTCCGCAGCCGCGTCACCGGCGTCTATCTCTCGATCATCACGCAGGCGCTGACTTACGCGCTGCTGCTCGCCTTCTTTCGCAATGACATGGGTTTCGGCGGCAATAACGGCCTGACCGATTTCAAGGACATCGTCGGCTTCAACGTGCAGGCGCAATCGACGCGCGTGGCTTTGTTCCTGATCACCGTGGCGTTTCTGATGATCTCTTTCGTGATCGCGCGCGTGATCGTGTCGTCGGCCTATGGCAAGGTGCTGGTGGCGATCCGCGACGCGGAGAGCCGCACGCGATTTCTTGGTTATCGCGTCGAGCATCACAAGCTGCTGGTGTGGACATTGTCGGCCGTGATGGCGGGGATCGCCGGCGCGCTCTATGTGCCGCAGGTCGGCATCATCAACCCTTCCGAGTTTTCAACGACCAACTCGATCGAAGCCGTGGTGTGGGTCGCGGTCGGCGGCCGCGGCACTCTGGTCGGCGCGGCGCTTGGCGCGATCGTGGTGAATTATCTCAAGACGTTCTTCACGACCGGCGCGCTCGCGGCTTACTGGTTGTTCGCTCTCGGCGGCTTGTTCGTGCTGGTGACTTTGGTGATGCCGAAAGGCCTGATCGGCGCCTGGGACGAATTCATGGCGAAGCGTCGCGCCGCGCAGGCGCAGGCCGCGTCATTGAAAGCGGCGGAGTAG
- the urtD gene encoding urea ABC transporter ATP-binding protein UrtD, with protein sequence MNATTNATVTRAILYLDGVSVSFDGFKALRSLSLTLEPGEMRAIIGPNGAGKTTMMDCITGKTRPDEGDILFNLGAVDLTRFDEAAIAEMGIGRKFQKPTVFEMHTVADNVLLALKGPRGPFSALFGARNHVPAEKIDEILTRVRLIAHRDRRAGDLSHGQKQWLEIAMLLAQDPKVLLVDEPVAGMTDAETETTAELLREINQSHSVIVVEHDMGFVRALDCKVTCLHEGSVLAEGSIDAVANNDRVIEVYLGR encoded by the coding sequence ATGAACGCCACGACGAACGCTACGGTGACGCGCGCCATCCTCTATCTCGACGGCGTCAGCGTGTCGTTTGACGGCTTCAAGGCGCTGCGCTCGCTGTCGCTGACGCTGGAGCCCGGCGAGATGCGCGCCATCATCGGTCCGAACGGCGCCGGCAAGACGACGATGATGGATTGCATCACCGGCAAGACAAGGCCCGACGAGGGCGACATCCTGTTCAATCTCGGCGCCGTCGATCTCACGCGTTTCGATGAAGCCGCCATCGCCGAGATGGGCATAGGCCGCAAGTTCCAGAAGCCGACGGTGTTCGAGATGCATACGGTCGCCGACAATGTGCTGCTGGCGCTGAAAGGTCCGCGCGGTCCATTCTCGGCGCTGTTCGGCGCGCGCAATCATGTGCCGGCGGAGAAGATCGACGAAATCCTGACGCGGGTGCGTCTCATCGCCCATCGCGATCGTCGCGCCGGCGATCTCTCGCACGGCCAGAAGCAGTGGCTCGAAATCGCGATGCTGCTCGCGCAGGACCCCAAGGTGCTGCTGGTCGACGAGCCGGTCGCGGGCATGACCGACGCGGAGACGGAGACGACGGCGGAGCTGCTGCGCGAGATCAACCAGAGCCATTCAGTGATCGTCGTCGAGCACGATATGGGTTTCGTGCGCGCGCTCGATTGCAAGGTCACCTGCCTGCATGAAGGTTCTGTGCTGGCTGAAGGAAGCATCGACGCAGTCGCGAACAATGACCGCGTCATCGAAGTCTATCTGGGGCGGTGA
- the urtE gene encoding urea ABC transporter ATP-binding subunit UrtE, giving the protein MLNVNGIDLYYGAAQALRGVTIEAKVGEVTCVLGRNGVGKSSLLRAIVGHQSIARGEITIDGQDARPLRPEERARIGVAYVPQGREIFPLLSVKENLETGYAPLKRGERFVPSDLYDLFPILKTMLGRRGGDLSGGQQQQLAIARALVTRPKLLVLDEPTEGIQPSIIKDIGRAISYLRSRGGMAIVLVEQYFDFAKELADRWYVMDRGEVTLNGTRATMDEDEIRRRMMV; this is encoded by the coding sequence ATGCTGAATGTCAACGGCATCGATCTCTATTATGGCGCGGCGCAGGCGCTGCGCGGCGTCACCATCGAGGCGAAGGTCGGCGAGGTGACCTGCGTGCTCGGCCGCAACGGCGTCGGCAAGAGTTCGCTGTTGCGCGCCATCGTCGGTCACCAATCGATCGCGCGCGGCGAGATCACGATCGACGGTCAGGATGCGCGACCGCTGCGCCCGGAGGAGCGCGCGCGCATCGGCGTCGCTTATGTGCCGCAGGGTCGCGAAATCTTCCCGCTGCTGTCGGTGAAGGAGAATCTCGAAACCGGCTACGCCCCGCTGAAGCGCGGCGAACGCTTCGTCCCGAGCGATCTTTACGATCTGTTTCCTATCCTCAAGACGATGCTGGGTCGTCGCGGCGGCGATCTCTCGGGCGGACAGCAGCAGCAGCTTGCGATTGCGCGCGCGCTGGTGACGCGTCCGAAGCTCCTCGTTCTCGATGAACCGACCGAAGGCATCCAGCCCTCAATCATCAAGGATATCGGCCGCGCCATCTCCTATCTGCGGAGCCGCGGCGGCATGGCGATCGTGCTGGTTGAGCAATATTTCGATTTCGCCAAGGAACTCGCCGACCGCTGGTATGTGATGGATCGCGGCGAAGTGACGCTGAACGGCACGCGCGCGACCATGGATGAGGACGAAATCCGCCGCCGCATGATGGTGTAG
- a CDS encoding DUF5666 domain-containing protein, with translation MNLSYRFFAAASLATIIATSAFAQSSPMRVRGPVTAMQGSSLTVKGRDGDVAVKLADNWSVGGRVPAKLADIKAGDFLGVAAVPQTGGVLRAVEVFIFPAGVKSGEGHRPWDLLPEGTMTNATVAETVKAVSGQTIKMTYPGGDKTIFVPEDAAITISAPAEKSDVKIGSVVFLSAEKQGDGSLVANRVTVNLGASAQP, from the coding sequence ATGAACTTGTCATATCGCTTCTTCGCGGCTGCGTCGCTCGCGACGATCATCGCGACGAGCGCTTTCGCGCAGAGTTCGCCGATGCGCGTGCGCGGGCCGGTGACCGCCATGCAGGGCTCGTCGCTGACCGTGAAAGGCCGCGACGGCGATGTCGCGGTGAAGCTCGCCGATAACTGGAGCGTCGGCGGCCGCGTTCCCGCGAAGCTTGCTGACATCAAGGCGGGGGATTTTCTCGGCGTCGCCGCGGTGCCGCAGACAGGCGGCGTGTTGCGCGCGGTCGAGGTCTTCATCTTTCCCGCCGGCGTGAAGTCCGGCGAAGGACATCGTCCATGGGACCTTCTCCCTGAAGGCACGATGACCAACGCGACCGTCGCCGAGACGGTGAAAGCGGTCAGCGGCCAGACCATCAAGATGACCTATCCCGGCGGCGACAAGACGATCTTCGTGCCTGAGGACGCGGCGATCACGATCAGCGCGCCAGCGGAGAAGAGCGACGTGAAAATCGGCTCGGTGGTGTTTCTCTCGGCGGAGAAGCAGGGCGATGGCTCGCTCGTCGCCAATCGCGTCACGGTCAATCTCGGCGCTTCGGCGCAGCCCTGA
- a CDS encoding DUF5666 domain-containing protein, with the protein MTSRWLAAILLFLCVAPASAFAQSTPMRVRGVIEKLDGANLTVNSRDSGMITIRLADNWSVGGLKPAKLEDIKAGDFVGVAAMPQSDGTMRAMEVLVFPPGAKGGEGHYPWDLAPESTMTNASVTETVQGVSGRTLKLTYQGGEKSIVVPPDAPVVTFAPADKADVKPGMSVFIGAQKQSDGSLTAMRVTVGNNGVAPPM; encoded by the coding sequence ATGACATCGCGTTGGCTCGCAGCGATCCTGCTTTTCCTCTGCGTGGCGCCCGCATCCGCTTTCGCGCAATCGACGCCGATGCGCGTGCGCGGCGTCATCGAAAAGCTCGACGGCGCCAATCTCACCGTCAATTCGCGCGACAGCGGCATGATCACCATCAGGCTCGCCGACAACTGGAGCGTCGGCGGGCTGAAGCCCGCCAAGCTCGAAGATATCAAAGCCGGCGATTTCGTCGGCGTCGCGGCGATGCCGCAGTCGGATGGAACGATGCGCGCCATGGAGGTGCTGGTGTTTCCGCCGGGCGCCAAAGGCGGCGAGGGGCATTATCCCTGGGATCTCGCGCCTGAAAGCACGATGACGAATGCGAGCGTGACAGAGACCGTGCAGGGCGTCAGCGGCCGCACGCTGAAGCTGACCTATCAGGGCGGCGAGAAGTCGATCGTCGTGCCGCCCGATGCGCCCGTGGTGACCTTCGCGCCGGCCGACAAGGCGGATGTGAAGCCGGGCATGTCCGTCTTCATCGGGGCGCAAAAGCAGTCGGACGGATCGCTGACGGCGATGCGGGTGACGGTCGGCAACAATGGCGTCGCGCCGCCGATGTAG
- a CDS encoding DUF2849 domain-containing protein — protein MAVPKRPPLPLILLANDLLDGDVVFRTASGGWTRDPADALIARDEATADRLESEAAATMRNNEVVDAYVVDVSVGADGAPTPNHFRERFKTLGPSNRPDLGKQAEFARRSPHVPL, from the coding sequence ATGGCGGTCCCGAAGCGTCCCCCGCTGCCCCTCATCCTTCTCGCCAATGATCTGCTGGATGGCGATGTCGTGTTCCGCACCGCCTCCGGCGGCTGGACACGCGATCCCGCCGACGCGCTGATCGCCCGCGACGAGGCGACGGCGGACAGGCTGGAATCCGAAGCCGCCGCGACGATGCGCAACAACGAGGTCGTCGACGCCTATGTCGTCGATGTGAGCGTCGGCGCCGACGGCGCGCCCACGCCCAACCATTTCCGCGAGCGCTTCAAGACGCTCGGCCCCAGCAATCGTCCCGATCTCGGCAAGCAGGCCGAGTTCGCGCGGAGGTCACCGCATGTACCGTTATGA
- a CDS encoding nitrite/sulfite reductase — MYRYDEFDERFVRERVAQFRAQVTRRLEGSLTEDEFKPLRLKNGVYLQLHAYMLRIAIPYGTLNSRQLRQLAVIADKYDRGYGHFTTRQNIQFNWPKLRDIPDILELLADVEMHCIQTSGNCIRNVTSDHFAGAAADEIEDPRPTAELIRQWSSLHPEFDYLPRKFKIAVTGADHDRAATKAHDIGLRVQRHPDTHEIGYEVMVGGGLGRTPMIGKVVREFLPKKDLLAYLEAIMRVYNLEGRRDNKYKARVKILVHEIGAEEFTRRVEAEFARLDGASVNADPEEVARIAAYFAPPAFQTLPARSTKLEAYKAMNPAFARFVENNVTAHRAPGYAAVTVSLKEIGAAPGDITSDQLRAAADLTERFSFDEARISHHQNLVLPHVRQDDLFALWQALGAAGLATANVGLITDIIACPGLDYCALATARSIPIAQAIAKRFADEKRQALIGALGIKISGCINACGHHHVGHIGILGLEKNGVENYQITLGGDATEKAALGERLGPGIDGEDVPEAIERIVAVYLAERREGEVFIDAVRRLGLGPFKAAFQTLTGQEARHAAA; from the coding sequence ATGTACCGTTATGACGAGTTCGACGAGCGCTTCGTCCGCGAACGGGTCGCGCAGTTCCGCGCCCAGGTGACGCGTCGTCTCGAGGGGTCGCTGACCGAGGACGAATTCAAGCCGCTGCGCCTGAAGAACGGCGTCTATCTCCAGCTTCACGCCTACATGCTGCGGATCGCCATTCCCTATGGCACGCTGAATTCGCGGCAGCTTCGCCAGCTCGCCGTGATCGCCGACAAATATGACCGCGGCTACGGTCATTTCACCACGCGGCAGAACATCCAGTTCAACTGGCCGAAGCTCAGGGACATCCCCGACATTCTCGAACTGCTCGCCGATGTCGAAATGCATTGCATCCAGACCTCGGGCAACTGCATCCGCAACGTGACATCGGATCATTTCGCCGGCGCGGCGGCCGACGAGATCGAGGATCCTCGCCCGACGGCGGAGCTCATCCGGCAATGGTCGAGCCTCCATCCCGAGTTCGATTATCTCCCGCGCAAGTTCAAGATCGCCGTCACCGGCGCCGATCACGACCGCGCCGCGACCAAGGCGCACGACATCGGCCTGCGCGTGCAGCGTCATCCTGACACGCATGAGATCGGCTACGAAGTGATGGTCGGCGGCGGCCTCGGCCGCACGCCGATGATCGGCAAGGTCGTGCGGGAATTCCTGCCGAAGAAGGATCTGCTCGCCTATCTCGAGGCGATCATGCGCGTCTACAATCTCGAGGGGCGCCGCGACAACAAGTACAAGGCGCGCGTGAAGATCCTCGTGCATGAGATAGGCGCCGAGGAATTCACGCGCCGCGTGGAAGCGGAGTTCGCACGGCTCGACGGCGCTTCCGTCAACGCCGACCCGGAAGAGGTAGCGCGCATCGCCGCTTACTTCGCGCCGCCGGCGTTTCAGACTCTGCCGGCTCGCTCGACGAAGCTTGAAGCCTACAAGGCGATGAATCCGGCCTTCGCGCGGTTCGTCGAAAACAATGTCACGGCGCATCGCGCGCCGGGATACGCCGCCGTCACGGTGTCGCTGAAGGAAATCGGCGCCGCGCCGGGCGATATCACGTCGGACCAACTGCGCGCCGCGGCCGACCTGACCGAACGCTTCTCGTTCGATGAAGCGCGCATCTCGCATCACCAGAATCTGGTGCTGCCGCATGTGCGGCAGGATGATCTGTTTGCGCTCTGGCAGGCGCTTGGCGCGGCGGGCCTCGCGACGGCGAATGTCGGGCTCATCACCGACATCATCGCCTGCCCCGGCCTCGATTATTGCGCGCTGGCGACGGCGCGCTCGATCCCGATCGCGCAGGCGATCGCGAAGCGCTTCGCTGACGAAAAGCGGCAGGCGCTGATCGGCGCGCTCGGCATCAAGATTTCCGGCTGCATCAACGCCTGCGGCCATCACCATGTCGGCCATATCGGCATTCTCGGTCTGGAGAAGAACGGCGTCGAGAACTACCAGATCACGCTTGGCGGCGACGCGACCGAAAAGGCGGCGCTCGGTGAGCGCCTTGGCCCCGGCATTGATGGCGAAGACGTGCCTGAGGCGATCGAGCGCATCGTCGCGGTCTATCTCGCCGAACGTCGCGAGGGCGAAGTCTTCATTGATGCGGTGCGCAGGCTTGGCCTTGGCCCCTTCAAGGCGGCCTTCCAGACGCTGACCGGGCAGGAGGCGCGCCATGCCGCTGCTTGA
- a CDS encoding DUF934 domain-containing protein, producing the protein MPLLDRSGFKPDAYVRVEDGAIDGVAFALVPWAKLGDALTAKGRDQRIGVEIPNSISIAELKLNLRQLSLVSIIFPSFSDGRGFSLARHLRNHGFTGVVRATGPLIADQFSYALSCGFDEIDLPEASAARQPWPQWEAALRSISHGYQRGYGDGANILEQRRARRREAAQEAPNVA; encoded by the coding sequence ATGCCGCTGCTTGATCGCTCAGGCTTCAAGCCCGACGCCTATGTCCGCGTCGAAGACGGCGCGATCGACGGCGTCGCTTTTGCGCTCGTCCCCTGGGCGAAGCTCGGCGATGCGCTGACGGCGAAGGGACGCGATCAGCGCATCGGCGTCGAGATTCCGAATTCGATCTCGATCGCGGAGCTGAAGCTCAATCTGCGGCAATTGTCGCTGGTCTCGATCATCTTTCCCTCGTTTTCCGACGGGCGCGGCTTCTCGCTGGCGCGCCATCTCCGCAATCACGGCTTCACCGGCGTCGTGCGCGCGACCGGGCCTTTGATCGCGGATCAATTCTCCTATGCGCTGTCCTGCGGGTTCGATGAGATCGATCTGCCCGAGGCGAGCGCGGCGCGCCAGCCTTGGCCGCAATGGGAGGCCGCGTTGCGCTCGATCAGCCATGGCTATCAGCGCGGCTATGGCGACGGCGCCAACATTCTGGAGCAGCGGCGTGCGCGCCGCCGTGAAGCGGCTCAAGAAGCGCCCAATGTCGCGTGA
- a CDS encoding phosphoadenylyl-sulfate reductase, giving the protein MSRDRAIALAAELDREFASQDARGRLLALRRAVKGRIVFTTSFGLEDQVLTHLIAESGADFEFATLDTGRLFPETYEVWSATEDRYGLHVRAYYPERDAIEALVAKQGVNGFYDSIDARKACCGVRKVEPLARTLHGADGWIAGLRADQSANRGEAHFVEFDAGRNLLKFNPLLDWTRAQAADFAAAHDVPVNALHAKGFLSIGCAPCTRAVQPGEPERAGRWWWEDEAKKECGLHITADGRVARGPAPQLEVAS; this is encoded by the coding sequence ATGTCGCGTGATCGCGCCATAGCGCTCGCCGCGGAGCTTGATCGCGAATTCGCGTCGCAGGACGCGCGAGGACGATTGCTTGCGCTGCGTCGCGCGGTGAAGGGGCGCATCGTCTTCACCACGAGCTTCGGACTTGAGGATCAGGTTCTCACGCATCTGATCGCCGAGAGCGGCGCTGATTTTGAATTCGCGACGCTTGATACCGGCCGCCTGTTTCCCGAGACCTACGAAGTCTGGAGCGCGACGGAAGATCGCTACGGGCTGCATGTGCGCGCCTATTATCCCGAGAGGGATGCGATCGAGGCGCTGGTCGCGAAGCAGGGCGTCAACGGCTTTTACGATTCGATCGACGCGCGCAAGGCGTGCTGCGGCGTGCGCAAGGTCGAGCCGCTGGCGCGCACTCTTCATGGCGCCGACGGCTGGATCGCGGGGCTGCGCGCGGATCAGTCCGCCAATCGCGGGGAGGCGCACTTCGTCGAGTTCGACGCTGGCCGCAATCTGCTGAAATTCAATCCGCTGCTCGACTGGACGCGGGCGCAGGCGGCGGACTTCGCGGCCGCGCATGACGTTCCCGTTAATGCGCTGCACGCGAAAGGCTTTCTCTCCATCGGCTGCGCGCCCTGCACGCGCGCGGTTCAGCCCGGCGAGCCTGAGCGCGCCGGCCGCTGGTGGTGGGAGGACGAAGCGAAGAAAGAGTGCGGCTTGCACATCACGGCCGACGGCCGCGTTGCGCGTGGCCCTGCGCCTCAGCTTGAGGTCGCGTCGTGA